In Portunus trituberculatus isolate SZX2019 chromosome 45, ASM1759143v1, whole genome shotgun sequence, the DNA window ATGTGGTGACCAGCCCTGTGTCCCTGAAGGGCTACAAAGGGGACATAATGTATCACACAGTCAATGTGAACTTCAAAGACCCAGTGACTCCCCtgccagaagcagcagcagaaaagtTTGCAGAGAACCTGGCTGACAAACTGCCCCTGTGAATAAATACAGCTTATTAGTAACACTCACCATGGCACCTCTGATGGAATTATAAGGTTAAGCTATCAGCAAAAAGAAATTTCTACAGCATTTCAGGTTTCAAGTGTCAAAACATCATGGTGTTGCAGCAAATAATACTTTGATAATCAAGTGCTTCAAATTTGGGGGATGCACTGTACATCATACTAACCACTGTCATACAAGGCactgggaaaaagagagatcaAGAGAGGGAGCTATCATATCCATCTACACACAACTTGGCCATACCTGACGGGTCTCCTGATGGATGAAATACAAATCTTGGATCTACACGAACATTGTCCAACCTGAAATATTCATCCACAAAATGAGAGGAGCAAGGTAGGAATACAGCAAAACATCTGTTCACATGTTTCAGCACTCATCCTCTACATTCACTCCCAGCTTAAGCGGGATTCAGAGTTGGATTATTTGGTCATCATTCAACATTAACAAGACACCAATAGCATCAAATTCTTCCTATGCCTGACTTACTTTCAATAGAAAATGGTATCAAGATGGAAATAACATTCAGGTAATTTCAAAGCTGAACTCACTTGCAATATGTGATGTTAAAAGCTGGGTGACTCCAGTTTCTCAGTGGCCAGTAAGATTGGTGCCATACAACCTCAGTGTGGCAGCAGCTGAAATGCAAAGTCGTCGTCTTTGTTGTCATCAACCAAACTGTAAAGATAACATGGGAGATTCAAGAAACACAACAAGTTCCATAAAAGGTGCTTCTCCACTAATAATTCAGCCACCAATGAAAAATGGTCACCGTAGAATGATTTCCAACCTTCTCCAATTTATTTGGTAAACCTTACCTTTCCAACATAGCAACCATGACAGCAGCACTTCAAGACAACTGTAAAGAAGCATAAAAATGAATCAAACAAAAGACTTGCCCAGCACAAGGTGTACATCTGTGTAAGGTTAACTCGAACCAATCACAAAGTACGTAAATGACTAGGATTAAAAGTTATCATAAATATTTGTTTTACATTTTGAGCACATTCAGTATCTTTCAtcattataaaaacaaaatattcacTTACCAGAGCATTACAGATTTGTAGCACACCACAACCATTCAGAAAGATCAACTCGAGTTATGCTTTATAACAAACACCATCATAACAAAACAATTTActagtattatatatatatatatatacacacattttgTGATTTTGTACAAAAATTATAACATAATATTAACTTAAAATTATATTGGAATACGTACAGATTTACACGATATATTTGACTATAGCACTTCTCTCTAACCTGCTATACATATGACTGGCTGCCAGAAATCCTAATGAAATGCTTCTATTCAGGGACAGATGTGAAGCTACATCAGTGGCAGGCTTGTGTCTTGGGCTCATCTATACACCAATTCCTTTTGAAATAGAGCACTGAACACATAAGCCAGTCACCAAGGTTAAAAAAGGTAGTATCAACAATCTCATTTTTACATATAGTTATAAAGCCATCAATTTAATGctgactttcttccttcttctctttatccttgtcTTCAGTACCTGATGATCCACTGCTTTCTCTTTCTGAAGCCATctataccgaaaaaaaaaaaaaaaaaaaaaaaaaaaaaacttagttaACAACCTGAACTTATTTGAACCTTAAGGAAACAAAGCACAATATTAAAGGTTTTAGAATACAGCAAGGCTTCATCACAAGATTCATGATAACTAACTGAAAATCAGTCTTACCTTCTTGTATGCCATCTCAAACAGCTTCAGTGATGCCTGCTGGAGTTCACCGACTTCCTTCTTGATTTCTTCTGGATCGGCAGAGTCCTTGTTCGCCAGAAGATCCTTCACCTTTGTAAGCCTTTCCTTTAACTTGTCACTCTGTAGAAAGCAAAATGCATTAAATACtgcaaaaataattacacataAGATGGTAATAGTATTCAGGGAAATACAATGTAATTACCTCTTCTGCAGGAAGCTGGTCTTTGAACTCCTCCATTTTGCTTTCAGTGTCATGAATGATACTCTCTCCCTGGTTGATGGcctccaccacttccttcttcttcttatcctcctcagCATACTGTTCTGCTTTCTTGATCATGTTCTCAATCTCATCTTTGCTAAGACCTCCAGAAGACTGGATCACAACTGCAATAACACAAAATTCAGTACTGGATGCATTTATATCcagtccttttttccctctaagGCATCATAACACATTGTCAAAACAATGCTACAAAAATGCTGGCACTCACTCTGCTGTTCCTTGCCAGTGCCCTTGTCCCGAGCAGAGACATGAACAATGCCGTTGGCATCAATGTCAAAGGTGACTTCAATCTGTGGGACTCcacgaggagcaggaggaatgcCAACCAAGCTGAACTGTCCCAGAAGCTTGTTATCACcagccatttctctctctccctggtgaACCTTaatctctacctgtgtctggcCATCAGCAGCTGTGGAGAACACCTGAAACACACAATGCAAACAATGTCATGACTTAACTCTGACAAAAGCATCTCTATACCCAACCAGATTACCTTCCTTTAGTATTACACAACACAAGAACTCACTTGTGACTTCCTGGTGGGAATGGTCGTGTTTCTGTTGATGAGCTTAGTCATCACACCTCCCAGGGTCTCAATACCAAGTGACAGCGGCGTGACATCCAGCAGCAACACATCTGTCACATCGCCTGCCAATACACCGCCCTGGATGGCAGCGCCCACAGCCACTGCCTCATCGGGGTTCACCGCCTTGCTTGGAGCACGGCCAAATATTTCCTGCACCATTGAGATGACCTTGGGCATACGAGACATTCCACCAACCAGGATCACCTCGCCTATCTCTGACTTGTTGCACTCTGCATCCTTGATCGCCTTGAGGCATGGGTCAACGGTGCGTTTGATCAGCTTGTCCACAATGCTTTCAAACTTGGCTCTTGTCAGCTGAAAGAACAGTTTGCTATCAGTATGACATTAGCCATAGATAATGCCAAAGCAAATCAGTCTTCTACAAAAGGAAATTGGCATCAAATATGAGAAAAACactagtaaaggaaaagaatactgTTAATCATTCATTGAAAACAGTAAATTGTGTCAGAACCCGCAAAACTAAGTCAGCTCACATGAACTACTCAGGTGAAGAATCCTTTTTTTGATCTGTGATGCATTAAAACCAAATATGTGATATCAGCACATAATGGGGAAATTGCATCAAAACATCTATGCTTCCATAATTCACTAATAGTGAACAACAGATTCTGGCCAACCTTAATGTCTATACTCATCATTAAACCAACAAAGATCTGAGGACATCCAtcacaaagaaaatagagggaaaggcAAGATTGGGTTAAGGGAGAGAATTGTGGTAGAACTGTAAAGGAtgggagtaaaaaaataaattaaaaaaaaaaataataataataataaaataaaataaataaataaattaattaattaataaaaaataaataaataaataaataaataaataaataaataaaacataaggaTAGAAACCACCAGACTACTCATACACGAAACTAATCCAGTATTATAATGACAAAAGACACTCATAACACTTCTGAAAGGCAGTAATACAAACCATATCTCATTATCATTAACCAGATCATttggaggataaaagaaaaccatCTACAAGAGCATACACCACTTCCATCACACACTCCAAGCCACAACCCTGACAGATCTAAGAATTGAGAGTGAGTGACTACCAACCTTATACATCATGTGCTTGGGTCCAGATGCATCCATGGTCAGGTAGGGGAGGTTAATGTCAGTCTGGTTGGAGGAGGACAGTTCAATCTTGGCCTTCTCAGCAGCTTCCTTCAGCCTCTGCATGGCCATAGTGTCCTTGGTCACATCCACACCTTGCTGCAACAGAGATCACTCACCAATTAGCAACCAAGTTACTGTAATGGTTGCTTCAATTATGCAAAATATAAAGCACTGTATAGACGAAGGAAGGTTGAGTAGCTATgccaaggaaaaatgaaatgacaGGTGCTGGATGGCAAAACAGCCAAGAAAGACaataagatggaggagaaaatgaaagaatacgaTCATGTAAGTACAACAAACTAGTTTCATCTGGTCTCTAAAAGCCAAGAGCCACAAGACTAGCCATTATACTAACCTCCTTCTTGAATTCACCAGCAAGGAAGGTGACAAGATGCCTGTCAAAGTCCTCACCTCCCAGGAATGTATCACCATTGGTAGACTTCACCTCAAACACTCCCTTCTGGATCTCAAGAATGGAAATATCAAAGGTTCCACCACCAAGATCATACACTCCAATActgaaagacaggaagagatacTAAATACACAAAATTTACGCATGGCTAAAAAACTACTATTCCAGAGCACACTGTGTCACCCAAAGGTTCATAATGCTACTCACATCTTGTCTTCAGTCTTGTCCATGCCATAGGCCAGTGCTGCAGCAGTGGGCTCATTGATGACTCGCAGCACATTCAGCCCAGAAATCTGACCAGCGTCCTTGGTGGCCTGAGATGAAAGAGTTTGTGTTGACTTTGGTTACAATATCCAGTTCACAACACTAATGACACAGTACAATATCTTTTCCAAGCATTTAcagggaggtaaaggaggattAGACGAGCTTATTGTCTGGCCTATGTAATATTTAGAGGTGACAACTGAATGAGACTCGGGAAGATGTACCAAATAGCTTATTAGTTACTAGAATTTAAAAGCGATATCAGCAAAATtaacagaataaaagaagagttcAATCAAGTGTCCTGAGACCAGAAAAGGAACAGCCTATTAAGATCTGCCCAGCTGAGGTCTCAATATGCTCTCTGATGTTGAATAAACCACAGTGTCACCAAAACAAAGTGGGGAATAGGACATCAGGACATGAACTACTTGAACACCTCACACTCCTCACCTGTCTCTGGGAGTCATTGAAGTAAGCCGGCACAGTGATGACAGCATTTTTCACGGGGGTGTTGAGATATGCCTCACCGGTCTCCTTCATCTTGGTGAGGACAAAGG includes these proteins:
- the LOC123519556 gene encoding stress-70 protein, mitochondrial-like, with amino-acid sequence MMSKARCLATNLGALSARKNVAQLLQQSSVQGVLAQHNALNMQTRYKSDGVKGAVIGIDLGTTNSCVAVMEGKTAKVITNAEGDRTTPSVIAFTKDGERLVGIQAKRQAVTNAGNTFYATKRLIGRRYDDEEIVKDRETVPFKIVKASNGDAWVQTDDGKMYSPSQVGAFVLTKMKETGEAYLNTPVKNAVITVPAYFNDSQRQATKDAGQISGLNVLRVINEPTAAALAYGMDKTEDKIIGVYDLGGGTFDISILEIQKGVFEVKSTNGDTFLGGEDFDRHLVTFLAGEFKKEQGVDVTKDTMAMQRLKEAAEKAKIELSSSNQTDINLPYLTMDASGPKHMMYKLTRAKFESIVDKLIKRTVDPCLKAIKDAECNKSEIGEVILVGGMSRMPKVISMVQEIFGRAPSKAVNPDEAVAVGAAIQGGVLAGDVTDVLLLDVTPLSLGIETLGGVMTKLINRNTTIPTRKSQVFSTAADGQTQVEIKVHQGEREMAGDNKLLGQFSLVGIPPAPRGVPQIEVTFDIDANGIVHVSARDKGTGKEQQIVIQSSGGLSKDEIENMIKKAEQYAEEDKKKKEVVEAINQGESIIHDTESKMEEFKDQLPAEESDKLKERLTKVKDLLANKDSADPEEIKKEVGELQQASLKLFEMAYKKMASERESSGSSGTEDKDKEKKEESQH